Proteins from one Triticum aestivum cultivar Chinese Spring chromosome 7A, IWGSC CS RefSeq v2.1, whole genome shotgun sequence genomic window:
- the LOC123149492 gene encoding uncharacterized protein isoform X1: MAKKGAGGEESVVVPGQTEEAKQGPPRKRNPCPGIRCVGGRIYDPENGKTCHQCRQKTMDFSVACTQPRKKGLCPIHFCHKCLLNRYGENAEDMTKEAGWTCPKCRGICNCSFCRKKKGETPTGILAHAAKASGHSSVHDLLIKGSDMVVAAQTLSSLPKKIKKERKEGSLKRALGTDDANGGLFAEGDENIKTDLNALPSVPIKKKLKKIKKEHKEGNIKKVPGTGDATDGLLTEGDENTNTDLNAFPSVPTNKELKKIKKERKKGNIKKALGTDDGTDGLLAEGGENARTDLNAVPSVHTDKELKKIKKERKKGNIKRALGTDDGTDGLLAQGDDNTGTDLNALPPVPISKKLKKGNRMVNDMTADEKCPVEIKGELHIRNESTDVPETKIELPIGTPVTDIAGAELEVDDVGSALQFHEFCRTFAEVLKIRKGQPEKILQVITGGGRIGREVPSVVADLHISLLSVIQEDREENPSDYSRNGDAWIIDTGKYISESTVISKELPLDCLSQGVLGYKKLSPSLKLHVLNFLCDEALSTTTLKNWVLKQHESATERKVAAREKFRAVKEKEKELKEKLTIKMAKPRFLRNGAEINSLVSQIKEAYADKKAVIDEEKLGGLVRKKPVRIDEGVAYWKLDGYCDKTAIMRQEFDATENTDKWFMFTEEEEKVIKGHVAPRPQLKRKNKKHTLAGHNALPISSSMKTQTPVSAV; this comes from the exons ATGGCCAAGAAAGGCGCCGGCGGTGAGGAGAGCGTGGTCGTGCCGGGGCAGACGGAGGAGGCCAAGCAAGGCCCTCCCCGGAAGCGCAACCCGTGCCCCGGAATCCGCTGCGTCGGCGGCCGGATCTATGACCCGGAGAACGGGAAGACCTGCCACCAG TGTCGCCAGAAGACGATGGACTTCTCGGTGGCTTGCACGCAGCCCCGGAAGAAGGGGCTTTGTCCAATCCACTTCTGCCACAAGTGCCTCCTCAACAG GTATGGTGAGAACGCCGAGGATATGACCAAGGAGGCGGGCTGGACCTGCCCCAAATGCAGGGGCATCTGCAACTGCAGCTTCTGCAG AAAGAAGAAAGGGGAGACGCCTACAGGAATACTGGCCCATGCTGCCAAGGCGTCAGGGCACTCGTCCGTCCATGATTTGCTGATAAAGGGCTCCGACATGGTGGTTGCTGCACAGACGCTGTCCTCGCTCCCTAAGAAGATCAAGAAG GAACGCAAGGAGGGCAGCTTAAAGAGGGCGCTAGGGACAGATGATGCTAACGGTGGATTGTTCGCTGAAGGGGATGAGAATATTAAGACTGATCTCAATGCACTTCCTTCAGTTCCTATCAaaaagaagctgaagaagatcaagaag GAACACAAGGAGGGCAACATAAAGAAGGTGCCAGGGACAGGCGATGCTACTGATGGACTGTTGACTGAAGGGGATGAGAATACAAACACTGATCTCAATGCATTTCCTTCAGTTCCTACCAACAAGGagctgaagaagatcaagaag GAACGCAAGAAGGGCAACATAAAGAAGGCCCTAGGGACAGATGATGGTACTGATGGATTGTTGGCTGAAGGGGGTGAGAATGCAAGGACTGATCTCAATGCAGTTCCTTCAGTTCATACTGACAAGGagctgaagaagatcaagaag GAACGCAAGAAGGGCAACATAAAGAGGGCCCTAGGGACAGATGATGGTACTGATGGATTGTTGGCTCAAGGGGATGACAATACAGGGACTGATCTCAATGCACTTCCTCCAGTTCCCATCAGCAAGAAGCTGAAAAAGGGCAACCGCATGGTAAATGACATGACTGCTGATGAAAAGTGCCCTGTTGAAATTAAGGGCGAACTTCACATTAGGAATGAGAGCACTGATGTCCCAGAGACCAAAATTGAGCTACCCATAGGTACTCCAGTCACTGACATTGCAGGGGCTGAGCTGGAGGTTGATGATGTTGGGTCTGCACTTCAGTTTCATGAATTCTGCCGCACATTTGCAGAG GTGCTTAAAATAAGAAAGGGACAGCCAGAAAAAATTCTTCAAGTCATCACTGGAGGAGGCCGTATCGGGCGAGAGGTGCCTTCAGTTGTTGCTGACCTTCACATTAGTTTGTTATCTGTCatccaagaagacagagaagagaA CCCTTCGGACTATTCAAGGAATGGTGATGCTTGGATAATTGATACTGGGAAATATATTAGTGAATCCACAGTTATCTCGAAGGAACTGCCTCTTGATTGTTTAAGTCAAGGGGTATTAGGATATAAAAAATTGAGCCCTTCTTTAAAGCTGCATGTGCTGAATTTTCTGTGTGATGAGGCCCTTTCTACTAC AACATTAAAGAACTGGGTTCTCAAACAGCATGAAAGTGCAACTGAGAGAAAGGTTGCTGCAAGGGAAAAATTCCGTGCTGTCAAAGAAAAG GAAAAGGAGCTTAAAGAAAAACTAACAATTAAGATGGCTAAACCAAGGTTTTTGAGAAATGGAGCAGAAATTAATAGTCTTGTTTCTCAAATTAAGGAGGCATATGCAGACAAGAAGGCAGTAATAGATG AGGAGAAGCTGGGAGGTCTAGTTAGGAAAAAGCCTGTCAGGATAGACGAAGGGGTTGCGTACTGGAAGCTGGATGGTTATTGTGATAAGACAGCAATAATGCGCCAAG AGTTTGACGCAACAGAGAACACTGACAAGTGGTTTATGTTCACCGAGGAAGAAGAAAAAGTAATCAAAGGTCATGTAGCCCCAAG GCCCCAGTTGAAgcgcaaaaacaaaaaacatacctTGGCTGGGCACAATGCTCTACCGATCTCAAGCTCCATGAAAACTCAGACTCCTGTTTCAGCTGTTTGA
- the LOC123149492 gene encoding uncharacterized protein isoform X4 produces the protein MAKKGAGGEESVVVPGQTEEAKQGPPRKRNPCPGIRCVGGRIYDPENGKTCHQCRQKTMDFSVACTQPRKKGLCPIHFCHKCLLNRYGENAEDMTKEAGWTCPKCRGICNCSFCRKKKGETPTGILAHAAKASGHSSVHDLLIKGSDMVVAAQTLSSLPKKIKKERKEGSLKRALGTDDANGGLFAEGDENIKTDLNALPSVPIKKKLKKIKKERKKGNIKKALGTDDGTDGLLAEGGENARTDLNAVPSVHTDKELKKIKKERKKGNIKRALGTDDGTDGLLAQGDDNTGTDLNALPPVPISKKLKKGNRMVNDMTADEKCPVEIKGELHIRNESTDVPETKIELPIGTPVTDIAGAELEVDDVGSALQFHEFCRTFAEVLKIRKGQPEKILQVITGGGRIGREVPSVVADLHISLLSVIQEDREENPSDYSRNGDAWIIDTGKYISESTVISKELPLDCLSQGVLGYKKLSPSLKLHVLNFLCDEALSTTTLKNWVLKQHESATERKVAAREKFRAVKEKEKELKEKLTIKMAKPRFLRNGAEINSLVSQIKEAYADKKAVIDEEKLGGLVRKKPVRIDEGVAYWKLDGYCDKTAIMRQEFDATENTDKWFMFTEEEEKVIKGHVAPRPQLKRKNKKHTLAGHNALPISSSMKTQTPVSAV, from the exons ATGGCCAAGAAAGGCGCCGGCGGTGAGGAGAGCGTGGTCGTGCCGGGGCAGACGGAGGAGGCCAAGCAAGGCCCTCCCCGGAAGCGCAACCCGTGCCCCGGAATCCGCTGCGTCGGCGGCCGGATCTATGACCCGGAGAACGGGAAGACCTGCCACCAG TGTCGCCAGAAGACGATGGACTTCTCGGTGGCTTGCACGCAGCCCCGGAAGAAGGGGCTTTGTCCAATCCACTTCTGCCACAAGTGCCTCCTCAACAG GTATGGTGAGAACGCCGAGGATATGACCAAGGAGGCGGGCTGGACCTGCCCCAAATGCAGGGGCATCTGCAACTGCAGCTTCTGCAG AAAGAAGAAAGGGGAGACGCCTACAGGAATACTGGCCCATGCTGCCAAGGCGTCAGGGCACTCGTCCGTCCATGATTTGCTGATAAAGGGCTCCGACATGGTGGTTGCTGCACAGACGCTGTCCTCGCTCCCTAAGAAGATCAAGAAG GAACGCAAGGAGGGCAGCTTAAAGAGGGCGCTAGGGACAGATGATGCTAACGGTGGATTGTTCGCTGAAGGGGATGAGAATATTAAGACTGATCTCAATGCACTTCCTTCAGTTCCTATCAaaaagaagctgaagaagatcaagaag GAACGCAAGAAGGGCAACATAAAGAAGGCCCTAGGGACAGATGATGGTACTGATGGATTGTTGGCTGAAGGGGGTGAGAATGCAAGGACTGATCTCAATGCAGTTCCTTCAGTTCATACTGACAAGGagctgaagaagatcaagaag GAACGCAAGAAGGGCAACATAAAGAGGGCCCTAGGGACAGATGATGGTACTGATGGATTGTTGGCTCAAGGGGATGACAATACAGGGACTGATCTCAATGCACTTCCTCCAGTTCCCATCAGCAAGAAGCTGAAAAAGGGCAACCGCATGGTAAATGACATGACTGCTGATGAAAAGTGCCCTGTTGAAATTAAGGGCGAACTTCACATTAGGAATGAGAGCACTGATGTCCCAGAGACCAAAATTGAGCTACCCATAGGTACTCCAGTCACTGACATTGCAGGGGCTGAGCTGGAGGTTGATGATGTTGGGTCTGCACTTCAGTTTCATGAATTCTGCCGCACATTTGCAGAG GTGCTTAAAATAAGAAAGGGACAGCCAGAAAAAATTCTTCAAGTCATCACTGGAGGAGGCCGTATCGGGCGAGAGGTGCCTTCAGTTGTTGCTGACCTTCACATTAGTTTGTTATCTGTCatccaagaagacagagaagagaA CCCTTCGGACTATTCAAGGAATGGTGATGCTTGGATAATTGATACTGGGAAATATATTAGTGAATCCACAGTTATCTCGAAGGAACTGCCTCTTGATTGTTTAAGTCAAGGGGTATTAGGATATAAAAAATTGAGCCCTTCTTTAAAGCTGCATGTGCTGAATTTTCTGTGTGATGAGGCCCTTTCTACTAC AACATTAAAGAACTGGGTTCTCAAACAGCATGAAAGTGCAACTGAGAGAAAGGTTGCTGCAAGGGAAAAATTCCGTGCTGTCAAAGAAAAG GAAAAGGAGCTTAAAGAAAAACTAACAATTAAGATGGCTAAACCAAGGTTTTTGAGAAATGGAGCAGAAATTAATAGTCTTGTTTCTCAAATTAAGGAGGCATATGCAGACAAGAAGGCAGTAATAGATG AGGAGAAGCTGGGAGGTCTAGTTAGGAAAAAGCCTGTCAGGATAGACGAAGGGGTTGCGTACTGGAAGCTGGATGGTTATTGTGATAAGACAGCAATAATGCGCCAAG AGTTTGACGCAACAGAGAACACTGACAAGTGGTTTATGTTCACCGAGGAAGAAGAAAAAGTAATCAAAGGTCATGTAGCCCCAAG GCCCCAGTTGAAgcgcaaaaacaaaaaacatacctTGGCTGGGCACAATGCTCTACCGATCTCAAGCTCCATGAAAACTCAGACTCCTGTTTCAGCTGTTTGA
- the LOC123149492 gene encoding uncharacterized protein isoform X7, whose protein sequence is MAKKGAGGEESVVVPGQTEEAKQGPPRKRNPCPGIRCVGGRIYDPENGKTCHQCRQKTMDFSVACTQPRKKGLCPIHFCHKCLLNRYGENAEDMTKEAGWTCPKCRGICNCSFCRKKKGETPTGILAHAAKASGHSSVHDLLIKGSDMVVAAQTLSSLPKKIKKEHKEGNIKKVPGTGDATDGLLTEGDENTNTDLNAFPSVPTNKELKKIKKERKKGNIKRALGTDDGTDGLLAQGDDNTGTDLNALPPVPISKKLKKGNRMVNDMTADEKCPVEIKGELHIRNESTDVPETKIELPIGTPVTDIAGAELEVDDVGSALQFHEFCRTFAEVLKIRKGQPEKILQVITGGGRIGREVPSVVADLHISLLSVIQEDREENPSDYSRNGDAWIIDTGKYISESTVISKELPLDCLSQGVLGYKKLSPSLKLHVLNFLCDEALSTTTLKNWVLKQHESATERKVAAREKFRAVKEKEKELKEKLTIKMAKPRFLRNGAEINSLVSQIKEAYADKKAVIDEEKLGGLVRKKPVRIDEGVAYWKLDGYCDKTAIMRQEFDATENTDKWFMFTEEEEKVIKGHVAPRPQLKRKNKKHTLAGHNALPISSSMKTQTPVSAV, encoded by the exons ATGGCCAAGAAAGGCGCCGGCGGTGAGGAGAGCGTGGTCGTGCCGGGGCAGACGGAGGAGGCCAAGCAAGGCCCTCCCCGGAAGCGCAACCCGTGCCCCGGAATCCGCTGCGTCGGCGGCCGGATCTATGACCCGGAGAACGGGAAGACCTGCCACCAG TGTCGCCAGAAGACGATGGACTTCTCGGTGGCTTGCACGCAGCCCCGGAAGAAGGGGCTTTGTCCAATCCACTTCTGCCACAAGTGCCTCCTCAACAG GTATGGTGAGAACGCCGAGGATATGACCAAGGAGGCGGGCTGGACCTGCCCCAAATGCAGGGGCATCTGCAACTGCAGCTTCTGCAG AAAGAAGAAAGGGGAGACGCCTACAGGAATACTGGCCCATGCTGCCAAGGCGTCAGGGCACTCGTCCGTCCATGATTTGCTGATAAAGGGCTCCGACATGGTGGTTGCTGCACAGACGCTGTCCTCGCTCCCTAAGAAGATCAAGAAG GAACACAAGGAGGGCAACATAAAGAAGGTGCCAGGGACAGGCGATGCTACTGATGGACTGTTGACTGAAGGGGATGAGAATACAAACACTGATCTCAATGCATTTCCTTCAGTTCCTACCAACAAGGagctgaagaagatcaagaag GAACGCAAGAAGGGCAACATAAAGAGGGCCCTAGGGACAGATGATGGTACTGATGGATTGTTGGCTCAAGGGGATGACAATACAGGGACTGATCTCAATGCACTTCCTCCAGTTCCCATCAGCAAGAAGCTGAAAAAGGGCAACCGCATGGTAAATGACATGACTGCTGATGAAAAGTGCCCTGTTGAAATTAAGGGCGAACTTCACATTAGGAATGAGAGCACTGATGTCCCAGAGACCAAAATTGAGCTACCCATAGGTACTCCAGTCACTGACATTGCAGGGGCTGAGCTGGAGGTTGATGATGTTGGGTCTGCACTTCAGTTTCATGAATTCTGCCGCACATTTGCAGAG GTGCTTAAAATAAGAAAGGGACAGCCAGAAAAAATTCTTCAAGTCATCACTGGAGGAGGCCGTATCGGGCGAGAGGTGCCTTCAGTTGTTGCTGACCTTCACATTAGTTTGTTATCTGTCatccaagaagacagagaagagaA CCCTTCGGACTATTCAAGGAATGGTGATGCTTGGATAATTGATACTGGGAAATATATTAGTGAATCCACAGTTATCTCGAAGGAACTGCCTCTTGATTGTTTAAGTCAAGGGGTATTAGGATATAAAAAATTGAGCCCTTCTTTAAAGCTGCATGTGCTGAATTTTCTGTGTGATGAGGCCCTTTCTACTAC AACATTAAAGAACTGGGTTCTCAAACAGCATGAAAGTGCAACTGAGAGAAAGGTTGCTGCAAGGGAAAAATTCCGTGCTGTCAAAGAAAAG GAAAAGGAGCTTAAAGAAAAACTAACAATTAAGATGGCTAAACCAAGGTTTTTGAGAAATGGAGCAGAAATTAATAGTCTTGTTTCTCAAATTAAGGAGGCATATGCAGACAAGAAGGCAGTAATAGATG AGGAGAAGCTGGGAGGTCTAGTTAGGAAAAAGCCTGTCAGGATAGACGAAGGGGTTGCGTACTGGAAGCTGGATGGTTATTGTGATAAGACAGCAATAATGCGCCAAG AGTTTGACGCAACAGAGAACACTGACAAGTGGTTTATGTTCACCGAGGAAGAAGAAAAAGTAATCAAAGGTCATGTAGCCCCAAG GCCCCAGTTGAAgcgcaaaaacaaaaaacatacctTGGCTGGGCACAATGCTCTACCGATCTCAAGCTCCATGAAAACTCAGACTCCTGTTTCAGCTGTTTGA
- the LOC123149492 gene encoding uncharacterized protein isoform X5, producing the protein MAKKGAGGEESVVVPGQTEEAKQGPPRKRNPCPGIRCVGGRIYDPENGKTCHQCRQKTMDFSVACTQPRKKGLCPIHFCHKCLLNRYGENAEDMTKEAGWTCPKCRGICNCSFCRKKKGETPTGILAHAAKASGHSSVHDLLIKGSDMVVAAQTLSSLPKKIKKERKEGSLKRALGTDDANGGLFAEGDENIKTDLNALPSVPIKKKLKKIKKERKKGNIKRALGTDDGTDGLLAQGDDNTGTDLNALPPVPISKKLKKGNRMVNDMTADEKCPVEIKGELHIRNESTDVPETKIELPIGTPVTDIAGAELEVDDVGSALQFHEFCRTFAEVLKIRKGQPEKILQVITGGGRIGREVPSVVADLHISLLSVIQEDREENPSDYSRNGDAWIIDTGKYISESTVISKELPLDCLSQGVLGYKKLSPSLKLHVLNFLCDEALSTTTLKNWVLKQHESATERKVAAREKFRAVKEKEKELKEKLTIKMAKPRFLRNGAEINSLVSQIKEAYADKKAVIDEEKLGGLVRKKPVRIDEGVAYWKLDGYCDKTAIMRQEFDATENTDKWFMFTEEEEKVIKGHVAPRPQLKRKNKKHTLAGHNALPISSSMKTQTPVSAV; encoded by the exons ATGGCCAAGAAAGGCGCCGGCGGTGAGGAGAGCGTGGTCGTGCCGGGGCAGACGGAGGAGGCCAAGCAAGGCCCTCCCCGGAAGCGCAACCCGTGCCCCGGAATCCGCTGCGTCGGCGGCCGGATCTATGACCCGGAGAACGGGAAGACCTGCCACCAG TGTCGCCAGAAGACGATGGACTTCTCGGTGGCTTGCACGCAGCCCCGGAAGAAGGGGCTTTGTCCAATCCACTTCTGCCACAAGTGCCTCCTCAACAG GTATGGTGAGAACGCCGAGGATATGACCAAGGAGGCGGGCTGGACCTGCCCCAAATGCAGGGGCATCTGCAACTGCAGCTTCTGCAG AAAGAAGAAAGGGGAGACGCCTACAGGAATACTGGCCCATGCTGCCAAGGCGTCAGGGCACTCGTCCGTCCATGATTTGCTGATAAAGGGCTCCGACATGGTGGTTGCTGCACAGACGCTGTCCTCGCTCCCTAAGAAGATCAAGAAG GAACGCAAGGAGGGCAGCTTAAAGAGGGCGCTAGGGACAGATGATGCTAACGGTGGATTGTTCGCTGAAGGGGATGAGAATATTAAGACTGATCTCAATGCACTTCCTTCAGTTCCTATCAaaaagaagctgaagaagatcaagaag GAACGCAAGAAGGGCAACATAAAGAGGGCCCTAGGGACAGATGATGGTACTGATGGATTGTTGGCTCAAGGGGATGACAATACAGGGACTGATCTCAATGCACTTCCTCCAGTTCCCATCAGCAAGAAGCTGAAAAAGGGCAACCGCATGGTAAATGACATGACTGCTGATGAAAAGTGCCCTGTTGAAATTAAGGGCGAACTTCACATTAGGAATGAGAGCACTGATGTCCCAGAGACCAAAATTGAGCTACCCATAGGTACTCCAGTCACTGACATTGCAGGGGCTGAGCTGGAGGTTGATGATGTTGGGTCTGCACTTCAGTTTCATGAATTCTGCCGCACATTTGCAGAG GTGCTTAAAATAAGAAAGGGACAGCCAGAAAAAATTCTTCAAGTCATCACTGGAGGAGGCCGTATCGGGCGAGAGGTGCCTTCAGTTGTTGCTGACCTTCACATTAGTTTGTTATCTGTCatccaagaagacagagaagagaA CCCTTCGGACTATTCAAGGAATGGTGATGCTTGGATAATTGATACTGGGAAATATATTAGTGAATCCACAGTTATCTCGAAGGAACTGCCTCTTGATTGTTTAAGTCAAGGGGTATTAGGATATAAAAAATTGAGCCCTTCTTTAAAGCTGCATGTGCTGAATTTTCTGTGTGATGAGGCCCTTTCTACTAC AACATTAAAGAACTGGGTTCTCAAACAGCATGAAAGTGCAACTGAGAGAAAGGTTGCTGCAAGGGAAAAATTCCGTGCTGTCAAAGAAAAG GAAAAGGAGCTTAAAGAAAAACTAACAATTAAGATGGCTAAACCAAGGTTTTTGAGAAATGGAGCAGAAATTAATAGTCTTGTTTCTCAAATTAAGGAGGCATATGCAGACAAGAAGGCAGTAATAGATG AGGAGAAGCTGGGAGGTCTAGTTAGGAAAAAGCCTGTCAGGATAGACGAAGGGGTTGCGTACTGGAAGCTGGATGGTTATTGTGATAAGACAGCAATAATGCGCCAAG AGTTTGACGCAACAGAGAACACTGACAAGTGGTTTATGTTCACCGAGGAAGAAGAAAAAGTAATCAAAGGTCATGTAGCCCCAAG GCCCCAGTTGAAgcgcaaaaacaaaaaacatacctTGGCTGGGCACAATGCTCTACCGATCTCAAGCTCCATGAAAACTCAGACTCCTGTTTCAGCTGTTTGA
- the LOC123149492 gene encoding uncharacterized protein isoform X3 → MAKKGAGGEESVVVPGQTEEAKQGPPRKRNPCPGIRCVGGRIYDPENGKTCHQCRQKTMDFSVACTQPRKKGLCPIHFCHKCLLNRYGENAEDMTKEAGWTCPKCRGICNCSFCRKKKGETPTGILAHAAKASGHSSVHDLLIKGSDMVVAAQTLSSLPKKIKKERKEGSLKRALGTDDANGGLFAEGDENIKTDLNALPSVPIKKKLKKIKKEHKEGNIKKVPGTGDATDGLLTEGDENTNTDLNAFPSVPTNKELKKIKKERKKGNIKRALGTDDGTDGLLAQGDDNTGTDLNALPPVPISKKLKKGNRMVNDMTADEKCPVEIKGELHIRNESTDVPETKIELPIGTPVTDIAGAELEVDDVGSALQFHEFCRTFAEVLKIRKGQPEKILQVITGGGRIGREVPSVVADLHISLLSVIQEDREENPSDYSRNGDAWIIDTGKYISESTVISKELPLDCLSQGVLGYKKLSPSLKLHVLNFLCDEALSTTTLKNWVLKQHESATERKVAAREKFRAVKEKEKELKEKLTIKMAKPRFLRNGAEINSLVSQIKEAYADKKAVIDEEKLGGLVRKKPVRIDEGVAYWKLDGYCDKTAIMRQEFDATENTDKWFMFTEEEEKVIKGHVAPRPQLKRKNKKHTLAGHNALPISSSMKTQTPVSAV, encoded by the exons ATGGCCAAGAAAGGCGCCGGCGGTGAGGAGAGCGTGGTCGTGCCGGGGCAGACGGAGGAGGCCAAGCAAGGCCCTCCCCGGAAGCGCAACCCGTGCCCCGGAATCCGCTGCGTCGGCGGCCGGATCTATGACCCGGAGAACGGGAAGACCTGCCACCAG TGTCGCCAGAAGACGATGGACTTCTCGGTGGCTTGCACGCAGCCCCGGAAGAAGGGGCTTTGTCCAATCCACTTCTGCCACAAGTGCCTCCTCAACAG GTATGGTGAGAACGCCGAGGATATGACCAAGGAGGCGGGCTGGACCTGCCCCAAATGCAGGGGCATCTGCAACTGCAGCTTCTGCAG AAAGAAGAAAGGGGAGACGCCTACAGGAATACTGGCCCATGCTGCCAAGGCGTCAGGGCACTCGTCCGTCCATGATTTGCTGATAAAGGGCTCCGACATGGTGGTTGCTGCACAGACGCTGTCCTCGCTCCCTAAGAAGATCAAGAAG GAACGCAAGGAGGGCAGCTTAAAGAGGGCGCTAGGGACAGATGATGCTAACGGTGGATTGTTCGCTGAAGGGGATGAGAATATTAAGACTGATCTCAATGCACTTCCTTCAGTTCCTATCAaaaagaagctgaagaagatcaagaag GAACACAAGGAGGGCAACATAAAGAAGGTGCCAGGGACAGGCGATGCTACTGATGGACTGTTGACTGAAGGGGATGAGAATACAAACACTGATCTCAATGCATTTCCTTCAGTTCCTACCAACAAGGagctgaagaagatcaagaag GAACGCAAGAAGGGCAACATAAAGAGGGCCCTAGGGACAGATGATGGTACTGATGGATTGTTGGCTCAAGGGGATGACAATACAGGGACTGATCTCAATGCACTTCCTCCAGTTCCCATCAGCAAGAAGCTGAAAAAGGGCAACCGCATGGTAAATGACATGACTGCTGATGAAAAGTGCCCTGTTGAAATTAAGGGCGAACTTCACATTAGGAATGAGAGCACTGATGTCCCAGAGACCAAAATTGAGCTACCCATAGGTACTCCAGTCACTGACATTGCAGGGGCTGAGCTGGAGGTTGATGATGTTGGGTCTGCACTTCAGTTTCATGAATTCTGCCGCACATTTGCAGAG GTGCTTAAAATAAGAAAGGGACAGCCAGAAAAAATTCTTCAAGTCATCACTGGAGGAGGCCGTATCGGGCGAGAGGTGCCTTCAGTTGTTGCTGACCTTCACATTAGTTTGTTATCTGTCatccaagaagacagagaagagaA CCCTTCGGACTATTCAAGGAATGGTGATGCTTGGATAATTGATACTGGGAAATATATTAGTGAATCCACAGTTATCTCGAAGGAACTGCCTCTTGATTGTTTAAGTCAAGGGGTATTAGGATATAAAAAATTGAGCCCTTCTTTAAAGCTGCATGTGCTGAATTTTCTGTGTGATGAGGCCCTTTCTACTAC AACATTAAAGAACTGGGTTCTCAAACAGCATGAAAGTGCAACTGAGAGAAAGGTTGCTGCAAGGGAAAAATTCCGTGCTGTCAAAGAAAAG GAAAAGGAGCTTAAAGAAAAACTAACAATTAAGATGGCTAAACCAAGGTTTTTGAGAAATGGAGCAGAAATTAATAGTCTTGTTTCTCAAATTAAGGAGGCATATGCAGACAAGAAGGCAGTAATAGATG AGGAGAAGCTGGGAGGTCTAGTTAGGAAAAAGCCTGTCAGGATAGACGAAGGGGTTGCGTACTGGAAGCTGGATGGTTATTGTGATAAGACAGCAATAATGCGCCAAG AGTTTGACGCAACAGAGAACACTGACAAGTGGTTTATGTTCACCGAGGAAGAAGAAAAAGTAATCAAAGGTCATGTAGCCCCAAG GCCCCAGTTGAAgcgcaaaaacaaaaaacatacctTGGCTGGGCACAATGCTCTACCGATCTCAAGCTCCATGAAAACTCAGACTCCTGTTTCAGCTGTTTGA